The Fibrobacter sp. UWB5 genome has a window encoding:
- a CDS encoding ATP-binding protein — MFKRKILKEFENWKVSGGKKKALVVKGMRQIGKTSSVLDFARTHYENVVYINFKENENAKQVFDSDLNVGRITIDLSALFPNAHFVENKTVIIFDEIQECANARASIKPFMEDGRYDVICTGSLLGIKGYNRKKGKGVPTGFERIIYMKPMDFEEFLWAKGIGENVIGYLKECYEKKEPVSEATHNAMLRYFKEYLCVGGLPYIVSRFVETNDMNVVWQEQQDILEEYKDDFGKHLDENENEEIDRTLLGRINRVFDSIPAQLAKENNKFVYSQLEKKGRSENYQTAIQWLNDCGIINICYNLTNIAEPLDGYKIENTFKIYVQDSGLFVAMLERGTAAKILSGDMGFYKGAIYENIIADCFSKQGRKLFYFRKESGLEIDFVENVGGELAIIEVKATTGRSKSAKTVLSNDNYAAKVCYKLSENNIGVAGKMVTLPYYMAMFLE; from the coding sequence ATTGGAAAGTTTCGGGGGGCAAAAAGAAGGCCCTGGTTGTCAAAGGCATGCGCCAAATCGGCAAGACATCTAGCGTCCTGGATTTCGCCCGAACCCATTACGAAAACGTCGTCTACATCAACTTTAAGGAAAACGAAAACGCCAAGCAAGTCTTCGACAGTGACCTGAACGTGGGCAGGATTACCATCGACCTTTCGGCGCTTTTCCCAAACGCTCATTTTGTTGAAAACAAGACCGTCATCATCTTCGATGAAATTCAAGAATGCGCAAACGCCCGCGCGAGCATCAAGCCCTTTATGGAAGATGGACGCTACGACGTTATTTGTACCGGATCCCTGCTTGGCATCAAAGGGTACAATCGTAAAAAAGGGAAAGGCGTCCCGACCGGTTTCGAAAGAATCATTTATATGAAACCCATGGATTTCGAAGAATTCCTGTGGGCTAAGGGAATTGGCGAAAACGTGATCGGTTACCTGAAGGAATGCTACGAGAAAAAGGAACCCGTAAGCGAGGCGACGCACAATGCCATGCTCCGCTATTTCAAGGAATACCTTTGCGTGGGCGGACTCCCTTATATTGTTTCCCGTTTTGTCGAAACGAACGACATGAATGTTGTCTGGCAAGAACAGCAGGACATTCTTGAAGAATACAAGGACGATTTTGGCAAGCACCTGGACGAGAACGAAAACGAGGAAATAGATCGCACGCTTCTTGGCCGCATCAACCGCGTGTTCGATTCCATTCCCGCGCAGCTCGCAAAAGAAAACAATAAATTTGTCTATTCTCAGCTAGAAAAGAAAGGTCGTTCTGAAAATTACCAAACCGCAATCCAGTGGCTCAACGATTGCGGCATCATCAACATCTGCTATAATCTGACCAACATCGCAGAACCCCTTGATGGTTACAAAATCGAGAATACGTTCAAGATTTATGTGCAGGATTCCGGATTGTTTGTTGCCATGCTGGAGCGTGGAACAGCTGCAAAGATTCTAAGCGGCGATATGGGATTCTACAAAGGCGCCATCTACGAGAACATCATTGCGGATTGTTTCTCCAAACAGGGCCGCAAACTATTCTACTTCCGCAAAGAATCTGGGCTAGAAATTGACTTTGTAGAAAATGTCGGCGGCGAACTCGCCATTATTGAAGTCAAGGCGACAACGGGGCGTTCCAAGTCGGCAAAGACCGTTCTGAGTAACGATAATTACGCAGCAAAGGTTTGCTACAAACTTTCCGAAAACAACATAGGTGTTGCTGGCAAGATGGTTACATTGCCGTACTATATGGCAATGTTTCTGGAGTGA